From a single Mycolicibacterium moriokaense genomic region:
- a CDS encoding MFS transporter — protein MTAEATVKTTAPPKPRGALGLMFDPVFGALFWGKMISVVAVWTHGIVAAIVMYDATRSALMVGLVGVVQFAPQLILSPISGKWADTGNPARQILLGRVLCVAGSGFTAVWLFIEPAQQGLSGALPVLLGTLLVGFGFVVGGPAMQSIVPDLIRDGELSTAMALNSIPMTIGRILGPASGAYLAAHFGAATGFGISAALHLLFAMLVLIVRFPAPPVRLGDTDYRVRVALKYVWQDKPLLLALVAVGAVGFASDSSITLAPSMADELDGDARLVGMLSASFGVGAAVGMAVLAFMGGRMVSTRVSAIGLAGLGAGCAVLVTAANPTLALAGFALTGLGFGWAMTGLSTVVQERAPEELRGRIMALWLVGFLGSRPIAAALLGGAADVFSVYTAFAIAAALCVIVALWCRPSKIAGPLPARI, from the coding sequence ATGACCGCAGAGGCCACCGTAAAAACCACTGCTCCACCGAAGCCGCGCGGTGCGCTCGGGTTGATGTTCGACCCGGTCTTCGGCGCGCTGTTCTGGGGCAAGATGATCTCCGTCGTCGCGGTGTGGACGCACGGCATCGTGGCGGCGATCGTCATGTACGACGCGACGCGATCGGCGCTCATGGTCGGACTCGTCGGCGTCGTCCAGTTTGCCCCTCAACTGATCCTCAGTCCCATCAGCGGCAAGTGGGCCGACACGGGTAATCCCGCCCGCCAGATTCTGCTCGGCCGGGTGTTGTGTGTCGCGGGCTCCGGCTTCACCGCGGTGTGGTTGTTCATCGAACCGGCGCAACAAGGGTTGTCCGGCGCGCTGCCCGTGCTGCTGGGCACCCTGCTGGTGGGCTTCGGCTTTGTCGTCGGCGGCCCCGCGATGCAGTCGATCGTCCCAGACCTGATCCGCGATGGTGAGCTCTCGACGGCCATGGCGCTCAACAGCATTCCCATGACGATCGGGCGCATCCTCGGCCCGGCATCCGGCGCCTATCTCGCCGCACACTTCGGGGCGGCGACGGGGTTCGGCATCAGCGCCGCCCTGCACCTGTTGTTCGCGATGCTCGTGCTGATCGTGCGCTTCCCGGCGCCACCCGTACGGCTGGGCGACACGGACTACCGCGTTCGTGTGGCCCTCAAGTACGTGTGGCAGGACAAACCGCTGTTGTTGGCGCTCGTCGCGGTGGGCGCGGTCGGGTTCGCTTCGGACTCCTCGATCACGTTGGCGCCCTCCATGGCCGACGAACTCGACGGTGACGCCCGGCTCGTCGGAATGCTCTCTGCGAGCTTCGGCGTCGGCGCAGCGGTCGGGATGGCGGTGCTGGCGTTCATGGGCGGCCGGATGGTGTCGACGCGAGTGTCGGCCATCGGTTTGGCGGGCCTCGGTGCGGGCTGTGCCGTATTGGTGACCGCGGCGAATCCGACGCTGGCATTGGCCGGATTTGCGTTGACGGGCCTGGGCTTCGGCTGGGCGATGACCGGGCTCAGCACCGTGGTGCAGGAGCGTGCGCCCGAGGAGCTGCGCGGCCGGATCATGGCGCTGTGGCTGGTCGGCTTCCTCGGTTCGCGCCCGATCGCGGCGGCGCTGCTCGGCGGGGCGGCCGACGTCTTCTCCGTCTATACGGCCTTCGCCATCGCGGCGGCCCTATGCGTGATCGTGGCGTTGTGGTGCCGACCGTCGAAGATCGCAGGCCCGCTGCCTGCGCGGATCTGA
- a CDS encoding class I SAM-dependent methyltransferase yields MSADKPDRVDASMLSGVSETALLTLNGRAHQARHPQPIIDDPMAIRLVDSIDFDFDKFGRRKGQEMALRSLAFDRAAVQYLSEHPAATVVALAEGLQTSFWRLDGALSEAKFRWLTIDFEPIIALRERLLPSSPRITTLAQSALDYSWMDAVDTANGVFITAEGLLMYLQPDEAMGLITQCAKRFPDGQMIFDLPPVLVKMFAKKGLKSSKEYRVPPMPFSLTPNQLAALADTVPGIRAVHDLPMPKGRGFLFEKVYPAFWQWRPTKQIRGAYTLLEFG; encoded by the coding sequence ATGAGCGCAGACAAACCAGACCGAGTCGACGCCAGCATGCTCAGCGGCGTCTCGGAGACGGCGCTGCTGACACTGAACGGCAGGGCGCATCAAGCCCGCCATCCCCAACCCATCATCGATGACCCGATGGCGATCCGGCTGGTCGATTCCATCGACTTCGACTTCGACAAGTTCGGCCGCCGCAAGGGCCAGGAGATGGCGCTGCGATCGCTGGCGTTCGACCGGGCCGCCGTGCAGTACCTGTCCGAACATCCCGCCGCCACGGTCGTCGCGCTCGCCGAGGGGCTGCAGACCAGCTTCTGGCGCCTGGACGGCGCGCTGTCGGAGGCGAAATTCCGTTGGTTGACAATCGATTTCGAGCCCATCATCGCGTTGCGCGAACGACTGCTGCCGTCGTCGCCGCGCATCACCACACTCGCGCAGTCGGCGCTCGACTATTCGTGGATGGACGCCGTCGACACCGCGAACGGTGTCTTCATCACCGCGGAGGGGCTGCTGATGTACCTGCAGCCCGACGAGGCGATGGGGCTGATCACCCAGTGCGCCAAGCGATTTCCCGACGGTCAGATGATCTTCGACCTGCCGCCGGTGCTGGTGAAGATGTTCGCCAAGAAGGGCTTGAAGTCGTCCAAGGAGTATCGCGTCCCACCGATGCCGTTCAGTCTCACACCCAACCAACTGGCTGCACTCGCCGACACGGTGCCCGGCATCCGCGCTGTGCACGACCTGCCGATGCCGAAGGGCCGTGGCTTCCTGTTCGAGAAGGTCTACCCGGCGTTCTGGCAGTGGCGGCCGACCAAGCAGATTCGCGGTGCGTACACGCTGCTGGAATTCGGCTGA
- a CDS encoding multidrug effflux MFS transporter — MNAKTPATAGAPSIWLIMVLALLNGVAPFSIDMYLSAFPEMAGEFGTAAHNIQLTLTTFLIGLAVGQLIIGSLSDRYGRRGPLIIGTTICLLTSLGCALAPSIEILVALRFAQGFAGAAGVVIARAVIADRAKGSAAAQLFAVMMLIGVLAPITAPMLGGFVVTEWGWRAVFIALAALNLVMLLGVIFAVGESLPAERRRPGGLKALAESTRSVLGNRRYVGFTLCMAFAAAAMFAYISASPFVLQNVLGFSPVAYSVTFGSCALAIGLGSLVSARLVRRFAPRQVLIAGVTGILIVTTLMLLDVTIGGVIAWATIALMACFMANIGLIYANAAALATTEVRHAAGTGSAVLGFLQYGAGAVTAPLVGLAGEATAVPMGVVMFVSAVLAAASLFILTRDRVELDESSPAVREPALSAR; from the coding sequence ATGAACGCGAAGACCCCGGCCACCGCCGGCGCCCCATCGATCTGGCTGATCATGGTGTTGGCGCTGCTCAACGGCGTGGCACCGTTCTCCATCGACATGTATCTGTCGGCGTTCCCGGAGATGGCCGGGGAGTTCGGCACGGCGGCGCACAACATCCAGTTGACGCTGACGACCTTCCTCATCGGCCTGGCTGTCGGACAACTCATCATCGGATCGCTCTCCGATCGCTACGGACGCCGAGGGCCGCTGATCATCGGTACGACGATCTGCCTGCTCACCAGCCTGGGCTGCGCGCTGGCCCCGTCGATCGAGATCCTGGTCGCGCTGCGGTTCGCCCAGGGCTTCGCGGGCGCCGCGGGGGTGGTCATCGCCCGTGCGGTCATCGCCGACCGGGCCAAGGGATCCGCTGCCGCGCAGTTGTTCGCGGTCATGATGCTGATCGGTGTGCTGGCTCCGATCACGGCGCCGATGCTCGGTGGCTTCGTCGTGACCGAATGGGGTTGGCGCGCCGTGTTCATCGCATTGGCCGCGCTGAACCTGGTGATGCTGCTCGGGGTGATCTTCGCCGTCGGCGAGTCGCTTCCCGCGGAGCGGCGCAGGCCGGGTGGCCTGAAAGCCTTGGCGGAGAGCACCCGAAGCGTGCTGGGTAACCGGCGCTACGTCGGCTTCACGCTGTGCATGGCGTTCGCCGCCGCGGCGATGTTCGCCTACATCTCGGCATCGCCATTCGTGCTGCAGAATGTCCTCGGGTTCTCGCCCGTCGCGTACTCGGTGACCTTCGGGTCGTGTGCCCTCGCGATCGGTTTGGGCAGCCTGGTTTCCGCGCGACTGGTCCGCAGGTTCGCCCCACGGCAGGTGTTGATCGCAGGCGTCACGGGCATCTTGATCGTGACCACCCTGATGCTGCTCGACGTGACGATCGGCGGGGTTATCGCCTGGGCCACAATCGCATTGATGGCGTGCTTCATGGCCAATATTGGCCTCATCTACGCCAACGCGGCCGCGCTGGCCACCACCGAGGTGCGTCATGCCGCGGGCACGGGCTCCGCGGTGCTCGGGTTCCTGCAGTACGGTGCGGGCGCGGTCACCGCACCTCTGGTCGGTCTGGCCGGCGAGGCCACGGCGGTGCCGATGGGCGTGGTGATGTTCGTCTCCGCGGTCCTGGCGGCGGCATCGCTGTTCATCCTGACCCGCGATCGTGTGGAGTTGGACGAGTCGTCGCCCGCGGTTCGGGAGCCCGCGCTCAGCGCCCGGTGA
- a CDS encoding MarR family winged helix-turn-helix transcriptional regulator, with product MPLTVPSVVPPHIRELALVLHDLSRGIARLGPAQVGLVPLPATEVAVLRAVIAEPDRSVSEVAAALSMQTSNVSAAVRSLSKRSLVDKRPSAHDGRVTLLRPTAKALKEHSAIERAIAGTIYAALKGVSDGSVEALLRAGPAMKELTNAMSAQAAGRVPVSAP from the coding sequence ATGCCACTCACAGTGCCCTCGGTTGTGCCGCCTCACATTCGTGAGCTCGCGCTCGTGCTCCACGACCTGTCGCGGGGGATCGCGCGGCTCGGCCCCGCTCAGGTCGGGCTCGTGCCGCTGCCTGCGACCGAAGTGGCGGTGCTGCGCGCCGTCATCGCGGAACCCGATCGCAGCGTGTCGGAGGTGGCCGCCGCGCTGTCGATGCAGACGAGCAACGTCAGCGCCGCGGTGCGGTCGCTATCCAAGCGGAGCCTGGTGGACAAGCGCCCGAGTGCTCACGACGGCAGGGTCACGCTGCTGCGTCCGACGGCTAAGGCGCTCAAGGAACACAGCGCTATCGAAAGGGCCATCGCCGGAACGATTTACGCCGCACTCAAGGGCGTCTCGGATGGCTCGGTGGAGGCTCTCCTGCGCGCGGGGCCCGCGATGAAGGAGCTGACGAACGCGATGTCGGCGCAGGCCGCGGGACGTGTTCCCGTCAGCGCGCCTTGA
- a CDS encoding AMP-binding protein: protein MFPGTHAKHDPERAAIIVAETGETMSYRRLDDDSAALARVLHDAGLRPGDVVALLSDNAPEALVVLWATQRSGLYVTAINHHLTAPEAAYIVGDSGARVLIASAALADLATAVVAEGGGPDLLMAFGGEIDGFLSYESAIAGAGPRLSAQPCGAVMLYSSGTTGFPKGIRPDLPSRNVDEPGDPVVAIARGLFGITSSDVYLSSAPIYHAAPLRWCGVVHALGGTVVLAKKFDAVETLDHVERYRITATQMVPTMFVRMLKLDEEIRTSHDMSSLRVVIHAAAPCPVDVKLAMIAWLGPVIYEYYSATEVHGMTVIDTEQWLTHRGSVGQSVLGTLHICDDDGHELPVGSIGTVYFERDTVPFIYHNAPEKTAEAQHPAHPLWTTVGDLGYVDDEGYLYLTDRKSFMIISGGVNIYPQEIENALAMHPAVYDVAVIGVPDPEMGEQVKAIVQLNPGLPASDELAADLIKYTRERIAHYKAPRSVDFVDRLPRTPTGKLVKGKLRERYTTSAAR, encoded by the coding sequence ATGTTTCCTGGTACCCACGCCAAACACGACCCCGAGCGGGCGGCGATCATCGTCGCCGAAACCGGGGAGACGATGAGCTACCGCCGGCTCGACGACGACTCGGCTGCGCTGGCCAGGGTGCTGCACGACGCCGGCCTGCGACCGGGAGACGTCGTCGCGCTGCTCTCCGACAACGCCCCCGAGGCACTCGTGGTGCTGTGGGCCACCCAGCGGTCGGGGTTGTACGTCACCGCGATCAACCACCACCTGACCGCACCGGAAGCCGCGTACATCGTCGGGGACTCCGGCGCCCGCGTGCTGATCGCGTCGGCGGCACTCGCCGACCTCGCCACCGCCGTCGTCGCCGAAGGCGGCGGCCCGGACCTGCTGATGGCGTTCGGTGGGGAGATCGACGGCTTCCTGTCCTACGAGTCCGCGATCGCCGGGGCGGGCCCGCGTCTGAGCGCGCAACCGTGTGGCGCGGTGATGCTGTACTCGTCCGGGACGACGGGTTTTCCCAAAGGCATTCGCCCCGATCTGCCGTCACGCAATGTCGACGAACCCGGCGATCCGGTGGTCGCGATCGCGCGAGGGCTGTTCGGTATCACCTCCAGCGATGTCTACCTGTCGTCGGCCCCGATCTATCACGCCGCGCCGTTGAGGTGGTGCGGGGTGGTGCACGCGCTGGGCGGAACGGTCGTGCTGGCCAAGAAGTTCGATGCGGTCGAGACGTTGGATCACGTCGAGCGCTATCGGATTACCGCGACCCAGATGGTGCCGACCATGTTCGTGCGAATGCTAAAGCTGGATGAGGAGATTCGCACCAGCCACGACATGTCAAGCCTGCGCGTGGTGATCCACGCCGCCGCCCCGTGCCCGGTGGACGTCAAGCTGGCGATGATCGCGTGGCTGGGCCCGGTGATCTACGAGTACTACAGCGCCACCGAAGTGCACGGCATGACCGTGATCGACACCGAACAGTGGCTGACTCACCGCGGTTCGGTGGGCCAAAGTGTCTTGGGAACATTGCACATCTGTGACGACGACGGACACGAGCTTCCCGTCGGGTCGATCGGCACCGTGTACTTCGAACGGGATACCGTTCCGTTCATCTACCACAACGCGCCCGAGAAGACGGCCGAGGCTCAACACCCGGCGCATCCGCTATGGACTACCGTCGGCGACCTCGGCTACGTCGATGACGAGGGCTATCTCTATCTAACCGACCGCAAGTCGTTCATGATCATCTCGGGCGGCGTGAACATCTACCCGCAGGAAATCGAGAATGCGTTGGCGATGCACCCCGCGGTGTACGACGTCGCGGTCATCGGGGTGCCCGACCCCGAGATGGGCGAGCAGGTGAAGGCCATCGTCCAACTCAATCCCGGTCTGCCAGCTTCCGACGAGCTCGCCGCCGATCTCATCAAATACACCCGCGAGCGCATTGCGCACTACAAGGCGCCGCGTTCGGTGGACTTCGTGGACCGGTTGCCGCGAACACCGACCGGCAAGCTCGTCAAAGGCAAACTGCGCGAGCGCTATACGACCTCCGCCGCGCGGTAA
- a CDS encoding aldehyde dehydrogenase family protein, whose protein sequence is MTERPHYRMYVDGVWRDAPEAIEVHSPATGELVATVAYGDRTTADDAVAAAKAAHESGVWRSLTQDQRADFLDAIADHLAARSDELTALQVLENGATVRGAGAFLIGYAIANLKYFASLARSYEFQTSRPLIEAPTVAAGMIVREPVGVCAGIIPWNFPLLLAVWKLGPALAAGNTVVLKPDDQTPLTLLELARAADEVGLPPGVLNVVTGPGPEVGARLAEHPDVRKIAFTGSTEVGKFVMRAAADNVKKVTLELGGKGANIVLPDADFDLAVDGSLFAFLLMSGQACESGTRLLVHESIHDEFVARLVARAETLVMGDPMSPATDLGPLVSAKQKARVEKYIALGQEEGCKIAFQGTVPSDPALAEGHWVPPTILTGANNQMRIAREEIFGPVLVVIPFRDDDEAVAIANDSEYGLSAGVWSADNGRALAIARRLESGTVWINDWHMVNAMYPFGGVKQSGLGRELGPDALDEYTEPKFIHIDLTNDRRKRAYAVVVSAAADA, encoded by the coding sequence ATGACCGAGCGCCCGCATTACCGGATGTACGTCGACGGCGTCTGGCGCGACGCCCCGGAGGCGATCGAGGTGCACAGCCCTGCGACCGGTGAACTCGTCGCCACCGTGGCCTACGGCGACCGCACGACCGCGGACGACGCGGTGGCCGCCGCCAAGGCCGCCCATGAGTCCGGGGTGTGGCGGTCGTTGACGCAGGACCAGCGGGCGGACTTCCTCGACGCCATCGCCGACCACCTGGCCGCACGCTCGGACGAACTCACCGCGCTGCAGGTACTCGAGAACGGCGCGACCGTCCGGGGCGCCGGGGCGTTCCTGATCGGCTACGCGATCGCGAACCTGAAATACTTTGCGTCGCTTGCGCGTAGCTATGAGTTCCAGACGAGCCGACCGCTGATCGAGGCGCCCACCGTGGCGGCAGGCATGATCGTCCGGGAACCAGTCGGGGTGTGCGCGGGCATCATCCCGTGGAACTTCCCGCTGCTGCTGGCGGTGTGGAAGCTCGGCCCGGCGCTGGCCGCGGGCAACACCGTCGTGCTCAAGCCCGACGACCAGACCCCGCTGACGCTGCTCGAACTCGCTCGTGCCGCAGACGAAGTCGGATTGCCCCCGGGCGTGCTGAACGTCGTGACGGGACCGGGACCGGAGGTCGGTGCCCGACTCGCCGAGCATCCCGACGTCCGCAAGATCGCCTTCACCGGCTCGACCGAGGTCGGCAAGTTCGTCATGCGCGCAGCCGCCGACAACGTCAAGAAGGTCACGCTGGAGCTGGGCGGCAAGGGCGCCAACATCGTTCTGCCCGATGCGGACTTCGATCTCGCCGTGGACGGTTCGCTGTTCGCGTTCCTGCTGATGAGCGGTCAGGCCTGCGAGTCGGGCACCCGGCTGCTGGTGCACGAGTCCATTCACGACGAGTTCGTGGCCCGCCTGGTGGCGCGCGCCGAGACGCTGGTGATGGGCGACCCGATGAGTCCGGCCACCGACCTGGGCCCGTTGGTGTCGGCCAAGCAGAAGGCGCGCGTCGAGAAGTACATCGCGCTCGGCCAGGAGGAGGGCTGCAAGATCGCCTTCCAGGGCACGGTCCCGTCGGATCCGGCCCTGGCCGAAGGGCATTGGGTGCCGCCGACCATCCTCACCGGCGCCAACAACCAGATGCGCATCGCCCGTGAGGAGATCTTCGGCCCGGTGCTGGTGGTGATTCCGTTCCGTGACGACGACGAAGCCGTCGCGATCGCCAACGACAGCGAGTACGGGCTGTCCGCGGGGGTGTGGAGCGCCGACAACGGCCGTGCCCTCGCGATCGCACGACGCCTGGAGTCGGGCACCGTGTGGATCAACGACTGGCACATGGTCAACGCGATGTACCCGTTCGGCGGTGTCAAGCAGAGCGGACTCGGACGCGAACTGGGGCCCGACGCGCTCGACGAGTACACCGAGCCGAAGTTCATCCACATCGACCTGACCAATGACCGCCGCAAGCGGGCCTACGCGGTCGTCGTCTCCGCGGCAGCCGACGCGTAG
- a CDS encoding NDMA-dependent alcohol dehydrogenase yields the protein MKTKAAVLWGLHQKWEVEEIELDGPKAQEVLVQLTASGLCHSDDHLVTGDMPMNLPVVGGHEGAGVVVDVGPGVTEVEAGDHIVLSFIPACGRCTECARGRSNLCVYGAAIVAGPQLDGTFRFHGRGQDIGQMCVLGTFSEYTVVPISSVVKVDKGIPLDKAALVGCGVTTGYGAAVRTGEAADGDTVVVMGVGGLGINAIQGASLVGAKHVIALDPVDYKRERSFEFGATHAAADVAEAQALITDLTRGTMADVCVVTTDSAEGAYVAQALSLVGKRGRVVMTAIPHPTDTVVDMSLFDLTLYEKQVRGCLFGSSNPRLDIPRLLELYGAGRLKLDELITREYDLEDINQGYEDMHNGVNLRGLIRF from the coding sequence ATGAAGACCAAAGCCGCCGTCCTGTGGGGACTGCACCAGAAGTGGGAGGTCGAGGAGATCGAGCTCGACGGGCCCAAGGCCCAGGAGGTCCTGGTCCAGCTGACCGCCAGCGGGCTCTGCCACTCCGACGATCATCTGGTCACCGGCGACATGCCGATGAACCTGCCGGTGGTCGGCGGGCATGAGGGCGCCGGTGTGGTCGTGGACGTGGGCCCCGGCGTGACCGAGGTCGAGGCCGGCGACCACATCGTGCTGAGCTTCATCCCCGCCTGCGGCCGCTGCACCGAATGTGCGCGCGGACGCAGCAATCTGTGCGTGTACGGCGCCGCCATTGTCGCCGGACCCCAGCTCGACGGAACCTTCCGGTTCCACGGTCGAGGCCAGGACATCGGCCAGATGTGTGTGCTCGGAACGTTTTCCGAGTACACCGTCGTGCCGATTTCTTCGGTGGTGAAGGTCGACAAGGGCATTCCGCTGGACAAGGCCGCCCTCGTCGGATGTGGGGTCACGACCGGATACGGTGCCGCAGTCCGCACCGGCGAGGCCGCGGACGGCGACACGGTCGTCGTGATGGGTGTCGGCGGCCTCGGCATCAACGCGATTCAGGGCGCGAGCCTCGTCGGCGCCAAGCACGTCATCGCCCTCGATCCCGTCGACTACAAGCGGGAACGGTCCTTCGAGTTCGGCGCCACCCACGCCGCCGCCGACGTCGCGGAGGCCCAGGCGCTGATCACCGACCTCACCCGGGGCACCATGGCCGACGTCTGCGTCGTCACCACCGACAGCGCCGAGGGCGCCTACGTGGCACAGGCGCTGAGCCTGGTCGGCAAGCGCGGCCGGGTCGTGATGACGGCGATCCCGCATCCCACCGACACCGTGGTGGACATGTCGCTGTTCGACTTGACCCTGTACGAAAAGCAGGTCCGCGGTTGCCTTTTCGGGTCCTCGAACCCGCGCCTGGACATCCCCCGCCTGCTCGAGCTGTACGGCGCGGGCCGGCTCAAGCTCGACGAGCTGATCACCCGCGAGTACGACCTCGAAGACATCAACCAGGGCTACGAGGACATGCACAACGGGGTCAACCTGCGCGGCCTGATCAGGTTCTGA
- a CDS encoding cytochrome P450 — protein MTSSTTTADFPATTHGDIDLADRNFWAKPPEERDKAFAVLRKENPVAWSRPADSDLLPPEQNLKGFWSLTKHEDIRYASRHPEIFSSGQGITMEDFPQEILLMSQSFIAMDPPRHTQLRGITLDAFKPRNMRRLQGWIQEHARDLVTEMAHLGEGDFVELVSVQLPGRIFGSFFGLPPGETYERTISAAQRTLGWTDPEVRGDKTALELFAGAVMDLHQTVAELAPERRANPGDDLLSWMVQAEFDGVKMTDDELKAFFTLLAVAANDTTRHASAQAIYAFSTHPDQRDLLVEDVEGRIDAAVEEALRWASPLIHMRRTAVQDVTLRGKEIKAGDKVVLWYSSANRDEEVFDDPFTFDITRKSNPHLAFGGGGPHFCLGAALARTMLRSLLTEVYTRIPDIHAPEPKFQVANFINGINSLPASWTPERKNA, from the coding sequence ATGACGTCGTCGACGACGACCGCCGACTTCCCGGCGACCACCCACGGCGACATCGACCTCGCCGACCGCAACTTCTGGGCCAAGCCGCCGGAGGAGCGCGACAAGGCGTTCGCGGTGCTGCGCAAGGAGAACCCGGTGGCGTGGAGCCGGCCCGCCGACTCCGACCTGCTGCCGCCGGAGCAGAACCTCAAGGGCTTCTGGTCGCTGACCAAGCACGAGGACATCCGCTACGCCAGCCGCCATCCCGAGATCTTCTCCTCGGGGCAGGGCATCACGATGGAGGACTTTCCGCAGGAGATCCTGCTGATGTCGCAGTCGTTCATCGCGATGGACCCACCGCGGCACACCCAGCTGCGCGGCATCACCCTGGACGCGTTCAAGCCGCGCAACATGCGCCGCCTGCAGGGCTGGATCCAAGAGCACGCCCGCGACCTCGTCACCGAGATGGCGCATCTGGGTGAGGGCGACTTCGTCGAGCTGGTGTCGGTGCAGCTGCCCGGCCGCATCTTCGGCAGCTTCTTCGGACTGCCGCCCGGCGAGACCTACGAGCGGACCATCAGCGCCGCACAGCGCACGCTGGGCTGGACCGACCCCGAGGTGCGGGGCGACAAGACCGCGCTCGAACTGTTCGCCGGCGCGGTCATGGACCTGCACCAGACGGTGGCCGAGCTGGCGCCCGAACGGCGCGCCAACCCCGGCGACGACCTGCTGTCCTGGATGGTGCAGGCCGAGTTCGACGGCGTGAAGATGACCGACGACGAACTCAAGGCGTTCTTCACGCTGCTGGCAGTGGCCGCCAACGACACCACCAGGCACGCCTCGGCGCAGGCGATCTACGCGTTCTCCACGCACCCCGACCAGCGCGACCTGCTGGTCGAAGACGTCGAGGGTCGCATCGACGCGGCCGTCGAGGAGGCGTTGCGCTGGGCCTCACCGCTGATCCACATGCGCCGCACCGCGGTTCAGGACGTCACGCTGCGGGGCAAGGAGATCAAGGCCGGCGACAAGGTCGTGCTGTGGTACAGCTCGGCCAACCGCGACGAAGAGGTGTTCGACGACCCGTTCACCTTCGACATCACCCGTAAATCCAACCCGCACCTGGCCTTCGGTGGCGGCGGTCCGCACTTCTGCCTGGGCGCGGCGCTGGCCCGCACCATGCTGCGGTCGCTGCTGACCGAGGTGTACACCCGCATCCCCGACATCCACGCCCCCGAGCCCAAATTCCAGGTCGCCAACTTCATCAACGGCATCAACAGCCTGCCCGCCAGCTGGACCCCGGAAAGGAAGAACGCATGA
- a CDS encoding sensor histidine kinase, whose product MESGGRLRALVVPSADRFGLARVIIAIRISVVVSIIVFAAIGPEWMRRHPVILGIVLAGALTYSAVLMRYPALELRRTRYAWLVAAIDLSFTLGLVSLTGGAESPVVVVLPLVVIASAARLTLAECVVLALVAGAGYVAVVEASGEPSVDLAGRAQALWWALYLVFIALMSGGLSVLLERENESRLQALVEAEAERAAAEEERDLRARLLRSYEAQQEGLQVLLHEFRTPVASIDALSEAIESETMTPTDRDAAIKLAGRHARHLSDMLDALADVNLSRQPSFSSGRVRRVDLAELIAEAGDAAGVRPPRLRVSVDPDVSSIQVDAQGLRRVLTNLLENAARHGRGLPIDVVCERTEHRLSIAVADRGPGVPQDKIGDITSKFVSLSDRRGTAGLGLWIVSEIVDALGGTLRFATRDEGGLTASFTIPVN is encoded by the coding sequence GTGGAGAGCGGAGGCCGGCTACGGGCGCTCGTGGTGCCGTCCGCAGACCGATTCGGATTGGCCCGCGTCATCATCGCCATCCGCATTTCGGTCGTGGTCTCCATCATCGTGTTCGCGGCGATCGGCCCGGAGTGGATGCGCCGACACCCCGTGATCCTCGGGATCGTGCTCGCCGGCGCGTTGACCTATTCGGCTGTGCTCATGCGGTATCCGGCTCTGGAGCTGCGCCGCACGCGGTACGCCTGGCTGGTCGCGGCGATCGATCTGTCCTTCACGCTGGGGTTGGTATCGCTGACCGGCGGCGCGGAGAGTCCTGTGGTGGTGGTGCTGCCCCTGGTCGTGATCGCCTCTGCGGCGCGGCTGACATTGGCCGAATGCGTCGTCCTGGCTCTTGTGGCGGGTGCCGGTTACGTGGCCGTGGTCGAGGCGTCCGGTGAGCCGAGCGTCGACCTGGCGGGGCGCGCTCAGGCGCTGTGGTGGGCGCTGTACCTGGTGTTCATCGCGCTGATGTCCGGCGGGCTGTCCGTCCTGCTCGAACGCGAGAACGAGTCTCGACTCCAAGCACTGGTCGAGGCCGAGGCCGAGCGTGCCGCCGCCGAGGAAGAGCGCGATCTGCGGGCACGGTTGCTGCGCTCGTACGAAGCCCAGCAGGAAGGCTTGCAGGTTCTGCTCCACGAGTTCCGCACGCCGGTCGCGTCCATCGACGCCCTGTCCGAGGCGATCGAGTCGGAGACGATGACGCCCACCGACCGCGACGCGGCGATCAAGCTCGCCGGCCGCCACGCGCGCCACCTGTCGGACATGCTCGACGCGCTGGCCGACGTCAACCTGAGCCGGCAACCCTCCTTCTCCTCGGGCCGTGTCCGCCGCGTCGACCTGGCCGAGTTGATCGCCGAAGCCGGGGACGCCGCGGGTGTACGACCGCCGCGCCTGCGGGTCTCGGTGGACCCGGACGTCTCCTCGATCCAGGTCGACGCGCAGGGGCTACGACGCGTGCTCACCAATCTGCTGGAGAACGCGGCCCGGCACGGTCGCGGGCTGCCCATCGACGTGGTGTGTGAGCGCACCGAACATCGGCTCAGCATCGCCGTCGCCGACCGCGGGCCGGGTGTGCCGCAGGACAAGATCGGCGACATCACGTCGAAGTTCGTCAGCCTGTCCGACCGCCGCGGCACCGCTGGCCTGGGCTTATGGATCGTTTCGGAGATCGTCGACGCCCTCGGCGGGACATTGCGGTTCGCCACGCGTGACGAAGGCGGGCTGACCGCCTCGTTCACCATTCCCGTCAACTAG